The following are encoded in a window of Microbacterium sp. LWO13-1.2 genomic DNA:
- a CDS encoding glutaredoxin family protein yields the protein MITLTLIGKPDCHLCDVASEIIDTVVADLPDAAAEQIEIVEASIQDDPALYELWWEKIPVVLIDGELHAHWRLSADRLRQSLEEALR from the coding sequence GTGATCACGCTCACCCTCATCGGCAAGCCGGACTGCCATCTCTGCGACGTCGCGTCCGAGATCATCGACACTGTCGTCGCCGACCTGCCGGATGCGGCTGCCGAGCAGATCGAGATCGTCGAGGCATCCATCCAGGACGACCCCGCACTGTACGAGCTGTGGTGGGAGAAGATCCCGGTCGTCCTGATCGACGGCGAACTCCACGCGCACTGGCGGCTGTCTGCTGACCGTCTGCGCCAGTCCCTCGAGGAGGCCCTTCGATGA
- a CDS encoding rhodanese-like domain-containing protein produces the protein MKSITIADLAVRQSTPLIDVREKNEFASGHVPGAVNIPMSEIGNRLEELPAEAFDVICQVGGRSARVVEALEARGYDVTNVDGGTGEWVAQGHPVEVPSA, from the coding sequence ATGAAGTCGATCACCATCGCCGATCTCGCCGTGCGTCAGAGCACGCCGCTCATCGATGTGCGCGAGAAGAACGAGTTCGCTTCGGGTCATGTTCCCGGCGCCGTGAACATCCCGATGTCCGAGATCGGGAATCGGCTCGAAGAGCTTCCGGCGGAGGCCTTCGACGTGATCTGCCAGGTGGGCGGGCGCTCGGCGCGAGTCGTCGAGGCGCTGGAGGCGCGCGGCTACGACGTCACCAATGTCGATGGCGGCACCGGCGAGTGGGTCGCCCAGGGGCATCCGGTCGAGGTGCCCTCGGCGTGA
- a CDS encoding AURKAIP1/COX24 domain-containing protein, which translates to MGSVIKKRRKRMAKKKHRKLLRKTRHQRRNKK; encoded by the coding sequence GTGGGTTCTGTCATCAAGAAGCGCCGCAAGCGCATGGCGAAGAAGAAGCACCGCAAGCTGCTTCGTAAGACTCGCCACCAGCGCCGCAACAAGAAGTAA
- a CDS encoding helix-turn-helix domain-containing protein codes for MPEVPDVRFLTVAEVAEIMRVSKMTVYRLVHAGELPAIRFGRSYRVPESAVADALQRPISDVG; via the coding sequence ATGCCCGAAGTTCCTGACGTCCGGTTCCTGACGGTGGCCGAGGTCGCCGAGATCATGCGCGTGTCGAAGATGACCGTGTACCGTCTCGTGCACGCCGGCGAACTGCCGGCGATCCGTTTCGGTCGCAGCTACCGCGTGCCCGAGTCGGCGGTCGCCGACGCCCTGCAGCGGCCCATCTCAGACGTCGGCTAG
- a CDS encoding cyclase family protein has translation MTTAAADYRAHFDFSISFANGGGISGEGFRLDLPHADMTDAEVGRLLVRHLGLALVSEVVLRDLRIVEEPHRGSRGVEADAGTDVAERIIDCSHPIEAGLVTYPGLPAPTIHAHLTREDSRSKYAPGTEFAMDIITMIGNTGTYLDSPYHRYAEGGDLASLDLSSLVGLPAEVFHLRDSWSAEQRGIRAATLADRELRGAAVLLDTGWSRHFGTPEYAHGAPFLTEEGARFLVDAGVRLVGIDSLNIDDTESGGTRPAHSILLAAGVHVVEHLTSLDDVPARGARFTAAPPAIRGFGTFPVRAFATIPASH, from the coding sequence ATGACTACTGCGGCAGCCGACTATCGGGCACATTTCGACTTCTCGATCTCGTTCGCGAACGGGGGAGGGATCAGCGGCGAAGGCTTCCGGCTCGATCTGCCCCACGCCGACATGACGGATGCCGAGGTCGGCAGGCTCCTGGTCCGGCACCTCGGGCTCGCCCTGGTCAGCGAGGTGGTCCTGCGCGATCTGCGCATCGTCGAAGAACCCCACCGGGGAAGCCGCGGCGTGGAGGCGGATGCCGGAACCGACGTCGCCGAACGCATCATCGATTGCAGCCATCCGATCGAGGCGGGCTTGGTGACGTACCCGGGGCTGCCGGCGCCGACGATCCACGCGCATCTGACCCGCGAGGATTCCCGTTCCAAGTACGCCCCCGGCACCGAGTTCGCGATGGACATCATCACGATGATCGGCAACACCGGCACCTACCTGGATTCGCCGTACCACCGGTATGCCGAGGGTGGCGATCTGGCCTCGCTCGACCTGAGCTCCCTCGTCGGCTTGCCCGCAGAGGTGTTCCATCTGCGTGACTCCTGGAGCGCGGAACAGCGCGGTATCCGTGCGGCGACGCTGGCCGATCGCGAGCTGCGGGGCGCAGCGGTACTGCTCGACACCGGCTGGAGCCGTCACTTCGGCACCCCGGAGTACGCACACGGCGCCCCGTTTCTCACGGAGGAAGGGGCACGCTTCCTCGTCGACGCCGGAGTCCGCCTGGTGGGCATCGATTCGCTCAACATCGACGACACCGAGAGCGGTGGCACGCGGCCCGCGCACTCGATCCTCCTCGCAGCCGGGGTGCACGTGGTGGAGCACCTGACGAGTCTTGACGACGTGCCGGCGCGAGGCGCCCGATTCACCGCCGCGCCACCGGCGATCCGCGGATTCGGCACATTCCCGGTGCGAGCCTTCGCCACGATCCCGGCATCCCACTGA
- a CDS encoding TetR/AcrR family transcriptional regulator produces MTEQEPPELPRGIALAWGVAANPQRGPKREMSVERIVDAAVELADAEGLGAVSMAAVASKLGFTPMSLYRYVSAKDDLLLLMQEEATGLPPESHQDLDGWQAQLRALFEAQVLVYLRHPWMLSLPISGSPITPNSSSWLDAGLAALEPTPLTAEERVAVALSVTGHARWYGTVLAGYSDSARSSGLSPDEVSAREAALFDRVITADAYPALRHAIDDGVFVSTADPFRFGLERILDGVEAYIAGLDRGEPHRGESEWVDVEPAELAGDRRLREARKAVREAEKALRAARKLERQSLREAGERLAKAKKPV; encoded by the coding sequence ATGACTGAGCAGGAACCGCCCGAGCTGCCGCGGGGCATCGCATTGGCCTGGGGTGTGGCTGCCAATCCGCAGCGCGGACCCAAACGCGAGATGAGCGTCGAGCGCATCGTCGACGCCGCGGTCGAGCTGGCCGACGCCGAGGGCCTCGGCGCGGTCTCGATGGCCGCGGTCGCGTCGAAACTCGGCTTCACGCCGATGTCGTTGTACCGGTACGTCAGCGCGAAGGATGATCTCCTGCTGCTGATGCAGGAGGAAGCGACCGGCCTCCCGCCGGAGAGCCACCAGGATCTGGATGGCTGGCAGGCCCAGCTGCGCGCGCTCTTCGAGGCGCAGGTTCTTGTTTACCTGCGGCATCCGTGGATGCTGTCGCTGCCGATCTCAGGATCCCCGATCACACCGAACAGCTCGTCCTGGCTCGATGCGGGCCTCGCAGCTCTCGAGCCGACGCCGCTCACCGCGGAGGAACGCGTGGCCGTCGCGCTTTCGGTCACCGGGCACGCGCGCTGGTACGGAACAGTGCTCGCCGGGTACTCGGATTCGGCGCGAAGCAGCGGTCTCTCGCCCGACGAGGTCTCGGCTCGCGAGGCGGCCCTCTTCGATCGGGTGATCACCGCCGACGCCTACCCCGCGCTTCGGCACGCGATCGACGACGGTGTCTTCGTCTCCACCGCTGATCCCTTCCGCTTCGGCCTGGAACGGATCCTCGACGGCGTCGAGGCGTACATCGCGGGGCTCGACCGCGGGGAGCCGCACAGGGGCGAGTCGGAGTGGGTCGATGTCGAGCCCGCCGAACTCGCCGGTGACCGGCGGCTGCGTGAGGCGCGAAAGGCGGTGCGCGAGGCGGAGAAGGCGCTGCGCGCCGCTCGCAAACTCGAGAGGCAGTCGCTGCGCGAGGCGGGCGAGCGTCTGGCGAAGGCGAAGAAGCCGGTCTGA
- a CDS encoding ATP-binding cassette domain-containing protein — MTTAIDARGLRQSFGSRTVIDGLDLTVSRGEVFALLGPNGAGKTTIINILTTLTQADAGTASVAGFDVRTHSVQVQQRISLTGQSAAVDDALTATENVVMFARLAGLSRAASVRRASDLIEQFDLTDAASRIVRTFSGGMRRRLDLALSFVVTPEVLFLDEPTTGLDTRSRRDLWDIIRSLAASGTTVFLTTQYLEEADQLADRIAVLHDGRIAALGTAAELKSRIGGETVELHDSHGDLLRELPTDGTVAGLRRALDQLDEEGADGAVTLRRPTLDDVFLAVTARTTEHSTVKESA, encoded by the coding sequence ATGACGACAGCAATCGACGCACGGGGGCTGCGCCAGAGCTTCGGCAGCCGGACCGTGATCGACGGCCTGGATCTCACCGTCTCCCGCGGCGAGGTGTTCGCACTGCTCGGGCCCAATGGCGCGGGCAAGACGACGATCATCAACATCCTCACCACGCTCACGCAGGCGGATGCCGGAACGGCGAGCGTCGCCGGCTTCGACGTGCGCACGCACTCCGTGCAGGTGCAGCAGCGGATCAGCCTGACCGGGCAGTCCGCCGCCGTCGACGATGCACTCACCGCCACCGAGAACGTCGTGATGTTCGCGCGGCTGGCCGGACTCAGCAGGGCCGCCTCCGTGCGGCGAGCATCCGATCTGATCGAGCAGTTCGATCTGACGGATGCCGCATCGCGAATCGTCCGCACGTTCTCGGGAGGCATGCGTCGACGTCTCGACCTGGCGTTGAGCTTCGTCGTGACGCCGGAGGTCCTGTTCCTCGACGAGCCGACCACCGGACTGGACACACGAAGTCGACGTGACCTCTGGGACATCATCCGCTCGCTCGCCGCGTCCGGGACGACCGTCTTCCTCACGACGCAGTATCTCGAGGAGGCCGACCAGCTGGCCGACCGGATCGCGGTGCTGCACGACGGTCGCATCGCGGCGCTCGGCACAGCCGCCGAGCTGAAGTCCCGCATCGGCGGCGAGACCGTCGAACTCCACGACAGCCACGGCGACCTGCTCCGAGAGCTCCCGACCGACGGAACCGTCGCAGGCCTCCGGCGAGCACTGGATCAGCTCGACGAGGAGGGCGCAGACGGCGCCGTCACGCTGCGTCGCCCCACTCTCGATGACGTCTTCCTCGCCGTCACCGCCCGCACAACTGAGCACTCGACCGTGAAGGAGTCCGCATGA
- a CDS encoding ABC transporter permease — protein MNIAIAPSLPHATASVRPRLRGATAEMVFVGRSLRHSLRDGESLLMAIMLPVMLMLMFTWVFGGAIDPSGAYVDYVVPGIILTCAGFGASSTAVYVANDMRSGIIDRFRTMPLRAGAVLTGHVVASVLRNLVATAIVIGVGILVGFRPTATLIEWIGMTAMIALYILAITYLFAAIGLAAGSPEGANGYGFVLLFLPYLSSAFVPVASMPEWLQPVAANQPITPIVETIRGLLMDAPLSTEPLWAVGWCLAILAVAVVWGAWLFRRKAARR, from the coding sequence ATGAACATCGCCATCGCCCCATCGTTGCCTCACGCCACCGCATCCGTCCGACCCCGCCTCCGCGGTGCCACCGCCGAGATGGTCTTCGTCGGCCGGAGCCTTCGCCATTCGCTCCGCGACGGTGAGTCGCTGCTGATGGCGATCATGCTTCCCGTGATGCTCATGCTCATGTTCACCTGGGTGTTCGGCGGCGCGATCGATCCCTCCGGCGCCTACGTCGACTACGTCGTCCCAGGGATCATCCTCACCTGCGCCGGCTTCGGTGCTTCGTCCACCGCCGTCTATGTCGCCAACGACATGCGCAGCGGCATCATCGACCGCTTCCGGACGATGCCACTGCGCGCCGGCGCCGTGCTCACCGGGCACGTCGTCGCGAGCGTGCTGCGCAACCTCGTCGCAACGGCGATCGTGATCGGAGTCGGGATCCTCGTCGGCTTCCGCCCCACCGCCACCCTCATCGAATGGATCGGGATGACGGCGATGATCGCGCTCTACATCCTCGCGATCACCTACCTGTTCGCCGCGATCGGACTCGCCGCAGGCAGCCCGGAGGGAGCGAACGGCTACGGGTTCGTGCTGCTCTTCCTCCCGTATCTCTCTAGCGCTTTCGTGCCGGTGGCGAGCATGCCGGAGTGGTTGCAGCCCGTCGCCGCGAACCAGCCGATCACACCGATCGTCGAGACGATCCGCGGACTGCTGATGGATGCTCCGCTCAGCACGGAGCCGCTGTGGGCTGTCGGCTGGTGCCTGGCGATCCTGGCCGTGGCGGTCGTCTGGGGCGCGTGGCTGTTCCGACGCAAGGCTGCCCGGCGCTGA
- a CDS encoding metalloregulator ArsR/SmtB family transcription factor produces the protein MTDIFDVIADGTRRDILQLLLQRTTDGDAGTSVSQIVAELGISQPTVSKHLKVLRDAELVTVREDGQRRFYSLEVNPLEVVDDWLVPFLVDAFGDSAPDFDYSALPLPDGAAHAAEVVGRAAASAKHVVTSALKRLGA, from the coding sequence ATGACGGACATCTTCGACGTGATTGCAGACGGCACGAGGCGCGACATCCTCCAGCTCCTGCTGCAACGCACCACTGATGGGGATGCCGGAACCAGCGTGAGTCAGATCGTCGCCGAACTCGGCATCAGCCAGCCGACGGTCTCCAAACACCTGAAGGTGCTCCGTGACGCGGAGCTCGTGACTGTGCGAGAAGACGGCCAGCGGCGTTTCTACAGCCTCGAGGTCAATCCGCTCGAGGTCGTGGACGACTGGCTGGTGCCGTTCCTCGTCGACGCGTTCGGCGACAGCGCACCCGACTTCGACTACTCGGCGCTGCCGCTGCCCGATGGCGCCGCACATGCGGCGGAGGTCGTCGGCCGCGCCGCCGCCTCCGCCAAGCACGTGGTCACGTCGGCGTTGAAGAGGCTCGGCGCCTGA
- a CDS encoding potassium transporter TrkG, whose amino-acid sequence MSSIVSASSPAERLKSAGAWFKRLITSSPSRFAIIIFALLILVFTVLLSLPIASANRTVTPLADALFTAVSTICVTGLSTVDMATHWSPFGHVVVFVGVNIGALGVLTLASLMGMLISKRLGLRAKLMAAGDTNPLRAHGGPVNESQTVRLGEVGQLLTTVALSTLIIEGVLAVLLYPALVAAGVDAVTALWEAPYFAAMAFTNTGFAPNAGGVAVFADDYLVLTLLMAGVFLGSVGFPVIYSLVKHVWHVKRWSLHTKLTLVTTILLFVLGAAVFLILEYNNPRTFGSMDAADTTFQAFFLSAMTRSGGFSVIDIADLNGSSQLVATMLMFVGGGSASTAGGIKVTTLAVLAIAVWSEAKGRQAVEVFGRRIPSDVQRVALSVVAWGATIVALSTIVISQITKADLSHVLFDVVSAFATVGLSSGLTAELPDSGAYVLAATIFMGRVGTVTLAAAVAATSRSQLYSLPVERPIVG is encoded by the coding sequence ATGTCGAGCATCGTGTCTGCATCGTCTCCGGCGGAGCGCCTCAAGAGCGCGGGGGCCTGGTTCAAACGCCTCATCACCTCCTCGCCGTCACGCTTTGCGATCATCATCTTCGCCCTGCTGATCCTCGTCTTCACCGTGCTGCTGTCGCTTCCGATCGCGTCGGCGAACCGCACGGTCACGCCCCTCGCCGACGCGCTCTTCACCGCCGTCTCCACGATCTGCGTGACCGGCCTCTCGACGGTCGACATGGCGACGCACTGGTCGCCCTTCGGCCATGTGGTGGTCTTCGTCGGCGTGAACATCGGCGCTCTGGGCGTGCTCACGCTCGCCTCCCTGATGGGCATGCTGATCTCCAAGCGGCTGGGGCTGCGCGCGAAGCTCATGGCGGCGGGCGATACAAACCCGCTTCGGGCGCACGGCGGGCCGGTCAACGAGAGCCAGACCGTGCGGCTCGGCGAGGTCGGCCAGCTGCTGACGACCGTTGCACTGTCCACGCTCATCATCGAAGGCGTCCTCGCCGTGCTGCTGTATCCGGCACTGGTAGCGGCCGGTGTCGATGCGGTCACCGCGCTCTGGGAGGCTCCCTACTTCGCAGCGATGGCCTTCACGAACACCGGGTTCGCGCCGAACGCGGGCGGGGTCGCGGTATTCGCCGACGACTATCTCGTTCTCACGCTGCTGATGGCCGGGGTGTTCCTCGGCAGCGTCGGGTTCCCGGTGATCTACTCGCTGGTCAAGCATGTCTGGCACGTGAAACGCTGGTCGCTGCATACCAAGCTCACCCTCGTCACGACGATTCTGCTGTTCGTGCTGGGAGCTGCGGTCTTCCTCATCCTCGAGTACAACAACCCGCGAACGTTCGGCTCGATGGATGCCGCTGACACGACCTTCCAGGCCTTTTTCCTCTCCGCGATGACACGCTCCGGCGGGTTCTCGGTCATCGACATCGCCGACCTCAATGGCTCGTCGCAATTGGTTGCGACCATGCTCATGTTCGTGGGCGGCGGCTCCGCCTCCACTGCCGGTGGAATCAAGGTCACCACGCTCGCCGTCCTGGCCATCGCCGTGTGGTCGGAGGCGAAAGGTCGCCAGGCTGTCGAGGTGTTCGGCCGCCGCATCCCGAGCGACGTGCAGCGCGTCGCGCTCAGCGTCGTCGCTTGGGGCGCGACGATCGTCGCGCTCTCCACGATCGTTATCTCCCAAATCACCAAAGCGGACCTCAGCCACGTGCTGTTCGACGTCGTCTCTGCATTCGCCACCGTCGGACTCAGCTCGGGGCTCACCGCCGAGCTCCCCGACTCCGGTGCCTACGTGCTCGCCGCCACCATCTTCATGGGGCGCGTTGGTACAGTGACTCTCGCCGCGGCAGTCGCCGCGACGTCGCGATCGCAGCTGTACTCGCTGCCCGTGGAAAGGCCGATCGTTGGTTGA
- a CDS encoding TrkA family potassium uptake protein, translating into MVEVLRGDAPVLVIGLGRFGAACAGELDRLGREVLAIDGNLELVQKWSERVTHTVQTDARNFDALRQIGAADFQVAVVAVGSSIEASVLITANLVDLKVPQIWAKAVSQSHGKILARVGANHVIYPEREAGERVAHLVSGRMLDFIRFDDDFVLAKMYPPKFIRGVGLNESGVRTKYKVTVVGVKSPGKPFRYAEANTIVTNHDLIIVSGTNSDIERFAALDR; encoded by the coding sequence TTGGTTGAAGTCCTCCGGGGCGATGCGCCCGTTCTCGTGATCGGACTCGGCCGGTTCGGCGCCGCATGCGCGGGCGAACTCGACCGTCTCGGCCGCGAGGTGCTCGCGATCGACGGCAATCTCGAACTCGTCCAGAAATGGTCCGAACGCGTCACGCACACCGTGCAGACCGACGCCCGCAACTTCGACGCGCTGCGCCAGATCGGCGCAGCGGACTTCCAGGTCGCGGTCGTCGCCGTCGGCTCCTCGATCGAGGCCTCCGTGCTCATCACCGCGAATCTCGTCGACCTGAAGGTGCCGCAGATCTGGGCCAAGGCCGTCTCGCAGTCGCACGGCAAGATCCTCGCCCGCGTCGGCGCGAACCATGTCATCTACCCCGAGCGCGAGGCCGGCGAACGCGTGGCGCACCTGGTCAGCGGGCGGATGCTGGATTTCATCCGGTTCGACGACGACTTCGTGCTCGCGAAGATGTACCCGCCGAAGTTCATCCGCGGCGTGGGACTCAACGAATCCGGAGTCCGGACGAAGTACAAGGTCACCGTGGTCGGAGTGAAGAGTCCGGGCAAGCCGTTCCGCTACGCCGAGGCGAACACCATCGTCACGAACCACGACCTCATCATCGTCTCCGGCACTAACAGCGACATCGAGCGCTTCGCCGCCCTCGACCGCTGA
- a CDS encoding DUF1905 domain-containing protein, which yields MQLRFSGEIWFWRGPAPFHFVTVPPAEAEMIHDVSTVVTYGWGMIPASVTIGASTVTTALWPKDGGYIVPIKKALQDREDIGVDDVVDIVLEIDA from the coding sequence ATGCAGCTGCGTTTCTCCGGCGAGATCTGGTTCTGGCGCGGACCTGCGCCGTTCCATTTCGTCACGGTCCCGCCCGCCGAAGCGGAGATGATCCACGACGTGTCCACGGTGGTCACCTACGGGTGGGGCATGATCCCGGCATCCGTCACCATCGGTGCCAGCACCGTCACCACCGCGCTCTGGCCGAAGGACGGCGGCTACATCGTGCCGATCAAGAAGGCGCTGCAGGACCGCGAGGACATCGGAGTCGACGATGTCGTCGACATCGTGCTCGAGATCGACGCCTGA
- the proC gene encoding pyrroline-5-carboxylate reductase, with translation MVASLPALAFLGAGSMGGAILRGVVASGIEIDGGITATNRTRSKANELADLPGVRSIALEENPKGNADAVAGARIILVGVKPAMVPDLLREIAPDLAPDAIVVSLAAGVTLRTFADALGDDARAIRSMPNTPATVRKGVTGLAAGASASADDLALVRRLFETVGAVIEVPESQIDALSTISGSGPAYVYLLVEEFTKAAIGMGFSEADARLMAEQTFIGATALLDASGEDPAELRRRVTSPKGTTERAIAVLQDAHLDGTFADAAAAALARAKELAAGA, from the coding sequence ATGGTTGCCTCTCTCCCCGCTCTCGCCTTCCTCGGCGCCGGTTCCATGGGCGGCGCGATCCTTCGCGGCGTCGTGGCCTCCGGAATCGAGATCGATGGCGGAATCACCGCCACCAATCGCACCCGGTCGAAGGCGAACGAGCTCGCCGATCTGCCAGGAGTGCGCAGCATCGCGCTCGAGGAGAATCCGAAAGGCAACGCGGATGCCGTCGCCGGCGCCCGCATCATCCTCGTCGGTGTGAAGCCGGCGATGGTGCCGGACCTGCTTCGCGAGATCGCTCCGGATCTCGCCCCCGACGCGATCGTGGTGAGCCTGGCGGCGGGCGTCACCCTGCGCACCTTCGCCGACGCGCTCGGCGACGACGCGCGCGCCATCCGCTCGATGCCGAACACTCCGGCGACGGTGCGCAAGGGCGTGACCGGGCTCGCCGCGGGAGCCTCAGCGTCCGCCGATGACCTGGCACTCGTCCGGCGTCTGTTCGAGACGGTCGGCGCCGTGATCGAGGTGCCGGAATCGCAGATCGACGCGCTTTCGACGATCTCGGGCTCGGGCCCCGCATACGTCTATCTGCTCGTCGAGGAGTTCACCAAGGCCGCGATCGGGATGGGCTTCTCCGAGGCAGATGCCCGCCTCATGGCGGAGCAGACCTTCATCGGCGCGACGGCACTGCTCGACGCCTCCGGTGAAGACCCGGCCGAGCTCCGCCGCCGTGTCACCAGTCCCAAGGGGACGACCGAACGGGCGATCGCCGTGCTGCAGGATGCGCACCTCGACGGTACGTTCGCTGATGCGGCCGCCGCGGCGCTTGCCCGCGCCAAGGAGCTCGCGGCCGGGGCCTGA
- a CDS encoding cation diffusion facilitator family transporter: MSASGGNKAIVAAFLANMGIALAKFVAWALSGSASMLAEAVHSLADSGNQLLLLLGGRKAKREADKAHPFGYGRERYVYAFVVSIILFSVGGLFAIYEGVDKLTNPHELDPAWWWLPIVVLVVAIGLESFSLRTAVRESNLVREKGQSWVSFVRRAKAPELPVVLLEDIGALIGLTFALLGVGLTVITHNPVFDAIGTLMIGTLLVMIAIVLGIETKSLLVGEGANAGDHDRIVDAINDGPEVEKLIHIKTLYLGPDELLVAAKVALASDKSVREAADDINEIEARIRAAVPVARAVYIEPDVYRPAIDPEPSTDVFVLKSSD; the protein is encoded by the coding sequence ATGAGTGCATCCGGAGGCAATAAGGCCATCGTCGCGGCGTTCCTGGCGAATATGGGCATCGCACTGGCGAAGTTCGTGGCGTGGGCGCTTTCCGGTTCCGCGTCGATGCTCGCTGAGGCGGTGCACTCCCTCGCCGACTCCGGCAACCAGTTGCTCCTGTTGCTCGGTGGGCGCAAGGCGAAGCGCGAGGCCGACAAAGCCCACCCCTTCGGCTACGGCCGCGAGCGCTACGTCTACGCATTCGTCGTCTCGATCATCCTCTTCTCTGTCGGCGGACTCTTTGCCATCTACGAAGGCGTGGACAAGCTGACCAACCCGCACGAGCTGGATCCGGCGTGGTGGTGGCTCCCGATCGTCGTTCTCGTCGTGGCGATCGGCCTGGAGTCGTTCTCCTTGCGCACCGCGGTCCGCGAGAGCAACCTGGTGCGGGAGAAGGGCCAGTCCTGGGTGTCATTCGTACGGCGCGCGAAGGCACCCGAGCTTCCCGTCGTGCTGCTCGAGGACATCGGGGCGCTGATTGGCCTGACCTTCGCACTGCTCGGCGTCGGGCTCACGGTGATCACCCACAACCCGGTCTTCGATGCGATCGGAACGCTGATGATCGGCACCCTGCTGGTGATGATCGCGATCGTGCTCGGCATCGAGACCAAGAGCCTGCTCGTCGGCGAGGGGGCCAACGCGGGTGACCATGACCGCATCGTCGACGCGATCAACGACGGCCCTGAGGTGGAGAAGCTCATCCACATCAAGACCCTCTACCTCGGCCCGGACGAGCTCCTGGTCGCCGCGAAGGTCGCGCTCGCCTCGGACAAGAGCGTGCGTGAGGCGGCTGACGACATCAACGAGATCGAAGCACGGATCCGGGCGGCTGTGCCCGTCGCACGCGCGGTGTACATCGAGCCAGACGTCTACCGGCCGGCGATCGATCCCGAGCCGTCCACCGACGTGTTCGTGCTGAAGTCCTCGGACTGA
- the tadA gene encoding tRNA adenosine(34) deaminase TadA: protein MTTADLGAMQRALALATEAASADEIPVGAVILDGDGHIVAEGRNTREATHDPTGHAEVEALRRAAASAGTWNLEGHTLVVTLEPCVMCAGAILQARIGRVVFGAWDDKAGAAGSMYDLLRDRRLPYRAEVIGGVEADAATALLRDFFEQRR, encoded by the coding sequence ATGACCACAGCCGACCTCGGTGCGATGCAGCGTGCCCTCGCGCTGGCGACGGAAGCGGCGTCGGCCGATGAGATCCCCGTGGGCGCCGTCATCCTCGACGGCGACGGGCACATCGTCGCCGAGGGCCGCAACACACGCGAGGCGACGCACGACCCTACCGGTCACGCCGAGGTCGAGGCGCTGCGCCGGGCGGCGGCATCCGCCGGAACATGGAATCTCGAGGGCCACACCCTCGTCGTGACTCTCGAACCGTGCGTGATGTGCGCGGGTGCGATCCTGCAGGCGAGGATCGGGCGCGTCGTCTTCGGCGCCTGGGACGACAAGGCCGGCGCGGCCGGATCGATGTACGACCTCCTGCGCGACCGCCGCCTGCCGTACCGTGCCGAGGTCATCGGCGGGGTGGAAGCGGATGCCGCCACCGCACTGCTCCGCGACTTCTTCGAGCAGCGGCGCTGA
- the upp gene encoding uracil phosphoribosyltransferase has translation MRVHVADHPLITHKLSVLRDERTPSPVFRQLTEELVTLLAYEATRNVKVSPIEITTPVTKTMGVKISEPRPIVVPILRAGLGMLEGMVKLLPTAEVGFLGMVRDEETFEPTTYAERLPDDLSDRQCFAIDPMLATGGSLGAAIDFLFKRGAQDVTAICLLGTPEGVAFIENMVGDRDVTLVLGALDERLNEKGYIVPGLGDAGDRLYGTV, from the coding sequence ATGCGCGTTCATGTGGCCGACCACCCCCTCATCACCCACAAGCTGTCGGTATTGCGCGATGAGCGCACTCCGTCGCCGGTGTTCCGTCAGCTGACCGAGGAGCTCGTGACGCTGCTCGCCTACGAGGCGACGCGCAACGTCAAGGTGTCGCCGATCGAGATCACGACTCCCGTGACCAAGACGATGGGCGTGAAGATCTCCGAGCCGCGGCCGATCGTCGTGCCGATTCTGCGCGCCGGACTCGGCATGCTCGAGGGCATGGTCAAGCTGCTGCCGACCGCCGAGGTCGGATTCCTCGGCATGGTGCGCGATGAGGAGACCTTCGAGCCGACGACCTACGCCGAGCGCCTGCCCGATGATCTGAGCGACCGCCAGTGCTTCGCGATCGACCCGATGCTGGCCACCGGTGGCTCATTGGGCGCGGCGATCGACTTCCTTTTCAAGCGCGGTGCGCAGGATGTCACGGCGATCTGCCTTCTCGGCACCCCCGAGGGCGTGGCCTTCATCGAGAACATGGTCGGTGACCGCGACGTCACCCTCGTGCTGGGTGCGCTCGACGAGCGACTCAACGAGAAGGGCTACATCGTGCCCGGCCTCGGCGACGCCGGCGATCGCCTGTACGGCACCGTCTGA